One Streptomyces sp. R28 DNA window includes the following coding sequences:
- a CDS encoding arylamine N-acetyltransferase has protein sequence MDSVVVDAYLRRLGVEHPAWPTVDVLRELHLRHLQTVPFENLSIHVGEEIVLEEKRLLDKVVGAGRGGFCYELNGAFGALLTALGFDVTLLAARVHGKEGRLGIPYDHMALKVRTVDGGTWLADIGFGAHSHYPLAFEARGEQVDPAGVFRIVEAGPDAAGVRGGHDVEEAADLDVVMDGRPEYRLERRPRVLGDFVAGAWWHSTSPGSHFTQSLVCSRVTEEGGRITLSGRTFKETAADGTREERELGTDEEVLRVYRERFGIELDRVPTVRKPDRDG, from the coding sequence ATGGATTCCGTTGTGGTTGATGCCTATCTCCGCCGCCTGGGGGTCGAGCACCCGGCATGGCCGACCGTGGACGTGCTGCGCGAGCTGCATCTGCGCCATCTGCAGACCGTGCCCTTCGAGAACCTGTCGATCCACGTCGGCGAGGAGATCGTGCTGGAGGAGAAGCGGCTGCTGGACAAGGTGGTGGGGGCTGGACGGGGCGGGTTCTGCTACGAACTGAACGGGGCGTTCGGGGCGTTGCTCACCGCGCTGGGTTTCGATGTGACGCTGCTCGCGGCGCGGGTCCACGGGAAGGAGGGGCGGCTCGGGATTCCCTACGACCACATGGCGCTGAAGGTGCGGACGGTGGACGGGGGCACATGGCTGGCGGACATCGGTTTCGGGGCGCACAGTCACTATCCGCTGGCCTTCGAGGCGCGGGGTGAGCAGGTGGATCCGGCGGGTGTCTTCCGGATCGTCGAAGCCGGGCCGGACGCGGCCGGGGTGCGCGGTGGGCACGACGTGGAGGAGGCGGCGGACCTGGACGTCGTCATGGACGGCAGACCGGAGTACCGGCTGGAGCGGCGGCCGCGGGTGCTCGGTGACTTCGTGGCCGGGGCCTGGTGGCACAGCACCTCGCCGGGCTCGCACTTCACGCAGTCGCTGGTGTGCTCGCGGGTGACGGAGGAGGGAGGGCGGATCACGCTCAGCGGGCGCACGTTCAAGGAGACGGCGGCCGACGGGACACGTGAGGAGCGGGAGTTGGGCACGGACGAGGAGGTGCTGCGGGTGTACCGGGAGCGGTTCGGGATCGAGCTGGACCGCGTGCCGACGGTGCGCAAGCCCGACCGGGACGGCTGA
- a CDS encoding ComEC/Rec2 family competence protein, which produces MRHDVRAPDLAPSRAAVHAASGNRLGASHPRQEGPTDLRLVPPALAAWATAAVMLDAPTVWVGGAVVVCLIAAGVLLLVRRGGVSDGRAAGAGVGSVAGLDAVSGLDSVNGRDSVSGLDPVNGRDSAPRQDSVPGQDSRPGHFARPRRQGSTPPRLTWPRTSVAAVLLCVAAAAVSAGLHGADLRRGPVPGLAREYATVTAEVEVTSDPRLTRPRVKGDHMAPTSVLINADVRRVEEAHGTAVVTRAPVLMIVDAAPRSSEEGDVNGVPRPQGSGDVDGALRPPGAEDVNGASQPATGRRSPWLGLLPSTRLRVTATLAPTLADGDRIAAVLRVRDPAVPEVVGEPSAAQRLAGRLRAGLREATDGLPADPRALLPGLVVGDTSRITPELDEAFKETDLAHTLAVSGSNLTIILALLIGPPGMSQLVERRGLAPRLGISLRTTALLGGVLTLAFVVVCRPDPSVLRAAACGAVALLALATGRRRSLIPALATAVLLLVLYDPWLARSYGFLLSVLATGALLTLAPRWSAALRRRRVPPRLAEALAAAAAAQALCAPVVAVLSARVSLVAVPCNLLAEFAIAPATVLGFAALAAAPLAMPLAKVLAWCASWPTGWIADVARTGAALPGAGVDWPGSWTGAALLALATVVLLLVGRRLLRHPWWCGVCGALLLLVVLQPPPLTRVVTGWPPPGWRFAMCDVGQGDATVLAAGAGTGVVVDAGPDPALIDRCLRTLGITRIPLVVLTHFHADHVAGLPGVLRGRAVGAIETTGHEEPVDQVEFVRREAAARRIPVTRAAAGEERRTGALSWQVVWPPAHPALAPDGPNDSSVALLVRSAGLRLLLLGDLEPPAQRALLRSPAGALLSGVDVLKVAHHGSAYQDPELIRRVAPRLALISCGEDNPYGHPASSTVAALRAQGAVVLRTDEDGALAVAGTGAELRVAGD; this is translated from the coding sequence ATGAGGCACGACGTGCGCGCACCCGACCTCGCGCCTTCCCGCGCCGCCGTTCACGCCGCCTCCGGAAACCGGCTCGGCGCTTCCCACCCCCGGCAGGAAGGACCGACGGACCTCCGACTCGTCCCACCCGCGCTCGCCGCCTGGGCGACGGCGGCGGTGATGCTTGACGCCCCCACGGTGTGGGTGGGCGGCGCGGTGGTCGTGTGCCTGATCGCGGCGGGCGTACTGCTGCTGGTGCGGCGCGGTGGGGTTAGTGATGGTCGTGCGGCGGGGGCTGGGGTGGGCTCCGTGGCCGGACTGGACGCCGTGTCTGGGCTGGACTCCGTGAATGGGCGGGATTCCGTGTCTGGGCTGGACCCCGTGAATGGGCGGGATTCCGCGCCTAGGCAGGACTCCGTGCCCGGGCAGGACTCCAGGCCAGGGCACTTCGCGCGGCCGCGTAGGCAGGGCTCAACGCCCCCGCGACTCACCTGGCCGCGTACCTCGGTCGCCGCTGTCCTGCTCTGTGTCGCCGCGGCCGCCGTCTCCGCCGGGCTGCACGGGGCCGATCTGCGGCGTGGGCCGGTGCCCGGGCTGGCGCGGGAGTACGCCACCGTGACCGCCGAGGTCGAGGTCACCTCGGACCCCCGGCTCACCCGGCCCCGGGTCAAGGGGGATCACATGGCGCCGACATCCGTGCTGATCAACGCGGACGTACGACGCGTAGAGGAGGCGCACGGCACGGCGGTGGTGACGCGGGCCCCGGTGCTGATGATCGTCGACGCGGCGCCGAGGTCTTCTGAGGAGGGGGACGTGAACGGGGTGCCGAGACCCCAGGGGTCCGGGGACGTCGACGGGGCACTGAGGCCCCCTGGGGCTGAGGACGTCAACGGGGCGTCGCAGCCTGCTACCGGCCGACGTTCGCCCTGGCTGGGGCTCCTGCCCTCCACGCGGCTGCGGGTGACCGCGACGCTGGCGCCCACGCTCGCCGACGGGGACCGAATCGCCGCCGTACTGCGGGTGCGGGACCCGGCGGTGCCGGAGGTCGTGGGGGAGCCGTCGGCGGCGCAGCGGCTGGCGGGGCGGTTGCGGGCCGGGCTGCGGGAGGCGACCGACGGGCTGCCGGCGGACCCGAGGGCGCTGCTGCCGGGGCTGGTGGTGGGCGACACCTCGCGGATCACTCCGGAACTGGACGAGGCGTTCAAGGAGACCGACCTCGCGCACACGCTCGCCGTCTCGGGCAGCAATCTGACGATCATCCTCGCCCTGCTGATCGGCCCGCCCGGCATGTCCCAGCTGGTCGAGCGCCGTGGTCTCGCGCCCCGCCTCGGCATCTCCCTGCGGACGACCGCGCTGCTCGGCGGAGTGCTCACCCTCGCGTTCGTCGTCGTGTGCCGACCGGACCCGAGCGTGCTGCGGGCCGCGGCCTGCGGAGCCGTCGCGCTGCTGGCCCTGGCGACCGGACGCCGTAGATCACTGATCCCGGCGCTGGCGACAGCCGTACTGCTGCTGGTGCTGTACGACCCGTGGCTGGCCCGCAGTTACGGCTTCCTGCTCTCCGTTCTCGCCACGGGCGCCCTGCTCACGCTCGCGCCCCGCTGGAGCGCGGCGCTGCGACGGCGCCGGGTGCCGCCGCGGTTGGCCGAGGCGCTGGCCGCCGCGGCTGCCGCGCAGGCGCTGTGCGCGCCGGTCGTGGCGGTGCTGTCGGCCCGGGTGAGCCTGGTGGCGGTGCCATGCAATCTGCTCGCGGAGTTCGCGATCGCACCGGCCACGGTGCTGGGCTTCGCCGCGCTGGCGGCGGCGCCGCTCGCGATGCCGTTGGCCAAGGTGCTGGCCTGGTGTGCGAGTTGGCCGACCGGGTGGATCGCGGATGTCGCCCGCACGGGCGCCGCACTGCCCGGGGCGGGAGTGGACTGGCCCGGCAGCTGGACCGGCGCGGCGCTGCTCGCCCTCGCCACGGTGGTCCTCCTGCTCGTCGGCCGGCGACTGCTGCGGCACCCCTGGTGGTGCGGTGTCTGCGGGGCGCTGCTCCTGCTGGTGGTTCTGCAGCCGCCGCCGCTGACCAGGGTGGTCACGGGGTGGCCGCCGCCCGGGTGGCGGTTCGCGATGTGCGACGTGGGGCAGGGCGACGCGACGGTGCTGGCGGCGGGCGCGGGGACGGGCGTGGTCGTGGACGCCGGACCCGACCCGGCACTGATCGACCGATGCCTGCGCACGCTCGGGATCACCAGGATCCCGCTCGTCGTGCTGACCCACTTCCACGCCGACCATGTGGCGGGCCTGCCCGGCGTGCTGCGCGGGCGCGCGGTGGGCGCGATCGAGACGACGGGGCACGAAGAGCCCGTGGACCAGGTGGAGTTCGTACGCAGGGAGGCGGCCGCCCGGCGCATTCCCGTGACGCGGGCCGCAGCAGGGGAGGAGCGGCGTACTGGGGCACTGAGCTGGCAGGTCGTCTGGCCGCCCGCACACCCCGCTCTCGCCCCGGACGGCCCGAACGACTCCAGTGTCGCCCTGCTCGTCCGCTCGGCAGGGCTGCGGTTGCTGCTGCTCGGGGATCTCGAACCCCCGGCCCAGCGGGCGCTGTTGAGATCGCCGGCGGGGGCACTGCTGAGCGGCGTGGACGTGCTCAAGGTCGCCCACCACGGCTCGGCGTACCAGGATCCCGAGCTCATACGCAGGGTGGCGCCGCGGCTGGCATTGATCAGTTGTGGTGAGGACAACCCGTACGGACACCCGGCTTCCAGCACCGTCGCGGCGCTGCGGGCGCAGGGCGCGGTGGTGCTGCGGACGGACGAGGACGGGGCGCTGGCGGTCGCGGGTACGGGCGCGGAGCTGCGGGTGGCGGGAGACTGA
- a CDS encoding helix-hairpin-helix domain-containing protein, with amino-acid sequence MPRADVALGSGVLLGSGVPRGDTAVGPDTPDAGAGAGDHAGAGAGDGGAGDWRTRVGPALRERMPVWLQVRCGLERRSVVALTVVLVLAAGFAVQHFWAGRAQSVRAPEVVRAAASYGGGGQSDEAVAGASAADAPGAVGTAAAEIVVDVSGKVREPGIHRLPAGSRVADALRVAGGVRPGTNTDGLNRARFLVDGEQVIVGGTAAAPGAAPGTGPAGAAVAGAAPVGPVSLNTATVDQLDTLPGVGPVLAQHIIDYRTQHGGFRSVDELREVNGIGDRRFADLRNLVQP; translated from the coding sequence GTGCCGCGCGCTGATGTGGCGCTGGGCTCCGGTGTGCTGCTGGGCTCCGGTGTCCCGCGCGGTGATACGGCGGTCGGCCCGGACACGCCGGATGCCGGTGCGGGTGCCGGGGACCATGCCGGGGCCGGGGCCGGTGACGGGGGTGCCGGGGACTGGCGGACGCGGGTCGGGCCGGCTCTGCGGGAGCGGATGCCGGTGTGGTTGCAGGTGAGGTGTGGGCTGGAGCGGCGGAGCGTGGTCGCGCTCACCGTGGTTCTCGTCCTCGCCGCCGGGTTCGCCGTGCAGCACTTCTGGGCCGGCCGGGCGCAGTCCGTGCGGGCGCCCGAGGTGGTGCGGGCGGCGGCCTCGTACGGAGGAGGGGGCCAGAGTGATGAGGCCGTGGCCGGTGCCTCGGCGGCCGATGCGCCGGGTGCCGTGGGCACGGCCGCGGCGGAGATCGTCGTGGACGTCAGCGGCAAGGTGCGCGAGCCGGGGATCCATCGCCTGCCGGCGGGGTCGCGAGTCGCCGACGCATTGCGTGTGGCCGGTGGGGTGCGTCCCGGCACGAACACCGACGGCCTCAACCGGGCCCGGTTCCTGGTGGACGGCGAGCAGGTGATCGTCGGCGGTACGGCTGCCGCCCCCGGGGCCGCTCCCGGCACCGGCCCGGCAGGTGCGGCGGTCGCCGGGGCCGCACCTGTGGGGCCGGTCTCCCTCAACACGGCCACCGTGGACCAGCTCGACACCCTCCCGGGCGTCGGCCCGGTGCTGGCCCAGCACATCATCGACTACCGCACCCAGCACGGTGGCTTCCGTTCGGTGGACGAGCTGCGCGAGGTCAATGGCATCGGCGACCGCCGTTTCGCCGATCTGCGGAATCTCGTACAGCCATGA
- a CDS encoding DegV family protein, which yields MSRHVAIVTDSTAYLPPRTMERHGITAVPLTVVVGGQALDEGTEISTRSLAQALQKRRPVTTSRPSPQVFAEHYRKVAESGATGIVSLHLSAELSGTYDAAVLAAREAPVPVRVVDTGMIAMALGFCALAAAEVAETGGTVDEAVTAAEKRAGGTAAYFYVDTLDYLRRGGRIGAAQALLGSALAVKPLLQLEGGRIGPLEKVRTASRAIARLEEIAAERAGSAQVDIAVHHLSAPDRASALADRLRARVPGLAELHVSEVGAVIGAHTGPGLLGVVVSPR from the coding sequence ATGTCCCGCCATGTCGCGATCGTCACCGATTCAACGGCCTACCTGCCGCCGCGGACGATGGAGCGCCACGGCATCACCGCGGTGCCCCTGACCGTGGTCGTCGGCGGCCAGGCGCTGGACGAGGGCACCGAGATCTCGACCCGTTCCCTCGCCCAGGCGTTGCAGAAGCGACGCCCCGTCACCACCTCGCGCCCCAGCCCGCAGGTCTTCGCGGAGCACTACCGCAAGGTCGCCGAGTCCGGCGCCACCGGCATCGTCTCCCTGCACCTGTCCGCCGAGCTCTCCGGCACCTACGACGCGGCGGTCCTCGCGGCGCGCGAGGCACCGGTGCCGGTGCGGGTCGTGGACACCGGGATGATCGCCATGGCGCTCGGCTTCTGCGCGCTCGCCGCGGCGGAGGTGGCGGAGACGGGCGGCACGGTGGACGAGGCCGTCACCGCCGCGGAGAAGCGGGCCGGGGGCACGGCCGCCTACTTCTACGTCGACACCCTCGACTATCTGCGCCGCGGTGGCCGTATCGGGGCCGCCCAGGCGCTGTTGGGGTCCGCGCTCGCGGTGAAGCCGCTGCTGCAGCTGGAGGGCGGCCGGATCGGACCGCTGGAGAAGGTACGGACGGCATCCAGGGCGATCGCCCGCCTCGAGGAGATCGCTGCCGAGCGGGCGGGCAGCGCGCAGGTCGACATCGCGGTGCACCATCTCTCCGCCCCTGACCGGGCGTCGGCACTGGCGGATCGTTTGCGGGCGCGGGTGCCGGGGTTGGCTGAGCTGCATGTGAGTGAGGTCGGGGCGGTGATCGGGGCGCATACCGGGCCTGGGTTGTTGGGGGTTGTGGTTTCGCCGCGGTGA